The nucleotide window GTAAGTACCATACAGGGTATCTTTATCCACCTATTCCTGACTATCACAATACACACCTACTGGAGTAGTTATAAGACACCCACACCCAACTGCTCAACCAAATGTACAGAACATACCAACTTTCGtatccaacagcaacacacaATCCTTCAACATGGGAATCGAACTAACCTCATCACCCGAAGGCAGCCGTCCTGCATCACCCGTCCTCGAATGTACACTCACTGCAAAGGCAGAAGCGAGCCTCGCCGAGAATTGTCTCACATATAAGATCTCGCAACTTTTCCGTGACGCCCTTGGAAGCATGTACAGCTTAGTGGTTTACGACAAATTCGGTGTGAGAAAGTTGACTCTTGAGAAAGTCCGACGgtttggtgttgttgagcgTCAGCTGAATTACTATCTGGAGAAGTATCCAATCGAAGATGCTGGTGAGTACATCCAATTTCACGTCTTTTATCGCCTCATGCATGTCCCAAGCTTTTAACTGACTCGGGTAATTTCTAGACGACCTCGCGGTAATGCGAAATGACTTGCAGACCATAGCCTATTCTTATGACCCGTGATGATTTGACTTCGCACTGAAATTGCAGATTCAAGCTGTCGTTCGTGATGTGCTTCCTATAACTTCACGAAGCTTTTGTCTGACAGTGAGATGACCGTCGGCGATGTTACTGATTACTAGATATGTTGTGCGGCCTATGGCCCTGATGATCTATACAAATTTTTGGATATAGGGAAATGATACACAGACAAAATATACATACACTCTTTGCTTGGTGCAGAACAGTTTGCGACTGCCATTCGTAGAACTACCTTGTAGACATCATATACCCTCAGTATCACATAGAATAAGTAAATCTCATACACTATAATATCTCTATAgcacctccctccatcatAGAACAACTAATATACTACTGCAATAAAGCATCCACATACCCCTCAATCACACTCCAACAGTTAAACTAACAAATATAGGGCTGCACTCAACACACCCGCTGACTAACCCACCCAGCACAACCCACCACTTATGCACTCTATgcatcccccatccccaccataCACTCTCCTTGAGACCGCGGCGGACCACCCTCAAAGCTCAAagccagcatcaccaccaccaccaccatacaACCCAGTACGTAAGTACAACacaaacccaacccacaacacaacctccccccctcaaaccccaacacccacacTTCCCCAACTCAACCATctaaccaccaccttccagagaaccaaaccaaaaaaaTGCCACCACCCAACACCCCCGCATCATCCGACTCCCCCCCTCCGGGCTCAGGTACGCGCACCTCTccccaaaccaaaccaacccaCATACCCTCCCCCCCTAACAAACCAACTCTTCAGTAAATATCAACTCCCTCTCCGTTCCGCAACTCCGCGCCCTTCAAACCCGCCTATCCTCCGAACTCGAACACCTGACGACCTCGCACGCGAAGCTTCGCGCCGCACAACTCAAATTCAAAGATTGCGTGCGCTCCATCAACGAGGGTGTAATTGGGTCTCAGAAGAAGGGCACCGACGGAAAGGAGGATATCCTGGTGCCGTTGACGAGTTCGTTGTATGTGAAGGGGAAGTTGGCGGATCGGGAGAAGGTGCTTGTTGACGTTGGGACGGGGTTTTATGTTGAGAAGGTGAGATACAGATACCCTCTGTTTTGTTTAAAGTGTCTAGGTTGTTGgctgttggggaggaggtgtatgtgtgtgtgagaggcTAATGCGTTTAAATTGTCTAGACTGCCGCCAAAGCTATCGAGTTCTACGAAAATAAGgtcaaggagctggagacgAATCTTAccgagttggagaagattgTGCAGACGAAGAGTCAGCAGCAGAGGTTGTTTGAGGATGGTAAGCATTTCCTTTGCCAATTAAGTGCattgttgggtttggtttgtgGTATACTAATGATTGCTTCTAGCTTTGAGACAGAAGTTGCTGGCTGAGGGTGCTGGATCTGCTGCTACTGCGTCTGCGGGTGCCGGTTGAGTAGATCTGGACTTATAACAGAGGAGATTGCGTGGTCTTGGGATGAAGGTATAGTCGGAATGAACTACGACTGGAACTGTTACACCCTAGTAAGGACGCATTGGAACAGACCTGTCTGATGTCACCCAAGCCGCGGGTTGCAAGAGACAGGTCCGCTACGAGCACACCAGCTCCATTGAAGGAACTCCACTGTCACCTGCAATTCAGAAGGACATAGACTTGGCTGACATTCTGGAGGTggtaatattaaaatctggCAATTTGGAGCTAAGGCAATTAATGCACAACACAATACCATATTAACGAATTCCCCCGCCTCCATCTGTTCTCTACCCTCCTCCACGCCGCCGTAGTCCTGAGTGTTGTCGACACGCCAAGGAAGTCTCGGTCTAACGCCACCTCGGACCTTGTCGCCTCAATGAGACTAGAACAAGGTTCCGAGGTCTGCATTGAGCAGTCCAGCCAGATCGGTCGTGCCCATGACCGGCGACGAGTCGCTCGATCGGCCCTGAACCGTCGTGGGCTTGACGCTCATGGCAGAATTGGCCCCAAGCCGAGACTTCTCTCCAGAAGAGGTTGCGGTGGTCCGTACAGGACCCATTAGTCCCGCAACCTGCTTCACCGTGTCGACAAACGCCCAGAACCCTTGGCTTTTCTCCGAATTGCCCCCTGCCCCTCTTGCCGGGAAAAAGCTCTCCAGACTCGAGTCATACTGAGCAGCATGCCCAATAGCCAGATTGGCATGTTCACCCAAGAGGTTGTCCCAGTGAGGGTCGAACAATGATGCGCCCCAGGAAGTATTAGGCTCCGTGGTGAAAGGACCCGCATAACTAGCCGGCAGCTTGTTGGACAACGCTGACGCATTTGCACGGCTATACTCATCGTAGCGAGCAATCTCTAGGGTATAGTTGGTCCCTTTGATTTTGTAACGGATGGCGGACTTCTCGATAAATCTAGCCACCGGCGCGGATTGAGAAAATTCGACCTTTCTCTCAGGCTTGGCCGAAATATCATGCATCGTAGCGGTGCTTCTGAACTTAATGGTGCCTGCAAAATCTCTCAATGCAGCATCAATCGAACTGGCCTGATAAAATTCCAGAGACTTCAACTCGAGCTGCCAGTCGGACTTTTCGAAGTCAATGACGGCTACCTGCAGGGGAGGGCGTTTGTCGCTAGATTGGCCGTCCTGACGGGGTTTAAGCCACCTTCGCTGGGTGGTCTCGTATTCTGATGCACCGGGGCTCCTGGCGAACTCTGCCTCCAGTCGAAGCATGGAGTTGCTTTGGCCTAGGAATTCGAAGTTCACTGAAAATGCAGGCTCGGCGCTGCTCAGCGATTGTGCCGTGCTGAGATATGGCTGAAGCAGATGGGTAGCCTGGTAACATCTGGCAAGAAGTTCGTCTTTATGGACCTTGAGGCTGTAGGGATGACGAATGATCAGTGATATCGCCACAAACACAACGGAGCGGAGCTTACCCTGGTATCAAGCGTCCCTTAGTCTGCTCGTGCAGTATCATCTCTCTGAACTCTTCCAGAACATAGTATGGTTTGTCGTCTGCTGGAATACGGTATTGGTCGAGTACAAACGAGCCGAGATTGACCCGCATACGCAAGTGCCCACGAACAACGACCACGCCCTTCAGGCATCTCTCGACCATGCTCAGAAGCCGGGCATTATTCTTTGATTGGATCAGACTCGCTCGGTCGGGCCACTGTTGCGCCTCGGGGCCCTGGAGTGGTGTCCCACGGAGTAATGGCTTTGCTAGGCGGGCGTCCTTCTTCACGACAATCTTACTTTTCATGGCAGTCGGAGGTTCGACAAGGTAGAGTTTGCCTTTCACAACATAGTTGGCAACAACCTCAGTCCACTTTGTTCTGAGGCGTCGGACGATCTGTCTCATGGCTTCATCGTTGTGCCCCATAGCACAGATATGATTGGGGAGATCTTTTGGAACAAAGACGTGACAATTGAACTTGACCCGTATATTGTCGAGAGCCTCGAGCTGCGAACCCAGGGAATCACTGATAGAGGGACCATCCTTTGGCCACAGAAATAGCATCTACAAGAGAGTGTCAGCCAGGCGGTCGAAGAGGTATGTAACGGGTAAGCCTATTTTACTCACAAGGTCCGAAAACTCGGAAGAGGAATCAGGTTGCTTTTGCAGCACCTGGAGCCTAGCATCGTAtctctccttcaactccacACGAGCTTCCTTACTGACTGAATGCGCCATTATCTTCTCCCATActaccttcttcttgctcgcATTGTTGCACTTTGCAACGATAGTGAGAATGATGTCTTTTGCAGCTGCAACCTGAAACGGCTCGCCCCATAGGTAGATGGTCTATGTCCGTCAGTGTGCGCCTTGGTGGAGGCAAAGGAGCTTACATTGTCGTTATAGAAGGGCGGCTTTATGAAGGCACCTGTACGTCGGCTAATCTCTTCAAAGACTTCATAGCGGCCATGCGCCCCCGGTGGCTTCCTGATCGAGCCTGTCAATCCTGCAACGCCGAAAAATCTGTCGCAGCTTTAGTACATCTCAAATAATGATGCAGAAGGCATATACATACTCATTTTTGAAGGTCCCAAAAGGCGCGGGTAATTTGACGAGGCCTGTAATTTTATTAGCGACCTTAGAATCACATCGCAGGATCTGATCTTACCCGTAGGCTCCAGCTTGCCTCTCCACTTAGATTTCGCAGGTGAATCTCCAAAAAGATTTGGTTTAGGAGATACCCCGCTTGAGCGTCCAATCCGTCCGCGATATCCTCCACGGCCTCGTGCTGGTCGTGGGACAACTGCGGGGCGCACCGGCGTGCTGGGAGTGCCTTTAATGGCAGGTGCAGCTGGGGGCTGTTTGGGTAGCTCATCCGGAGTGGCTTTGGGGACGTCTGGTATAGCTTGATCAGTTCCGGTCTTTGCTGATGCTTGGGATGGATAGTAACCTTGCTTTCCGTAGCCCGGAAGCGTCCATTCTAGAACACACAGAGATCAGTTATACGCAATCAAggaataagtaataaaaacaAGAACGAAGACAATATCTACCCTGGGCTCCGGAGCACTCGAAGCTATTTGCAGTCAGCCAGTGTTTCTGTCACAATAGATTCTGGGACTTACTCTATGCGATTTTGTGAAGCCATTGTGAACCGCGtaaacttatttataaacaaGAGACTTGAAAATCACGGAAGGATTTAAACTGCAGTAACACAGCGCTGGtgaggatttggagaagttgatcgagagaaggggaaaatgaCGGGATTTATGAAAGGGAGTGGTAGTGACGGTAGagttgatggtgaagagACAGTGCGAGGACGGTGAAAGCGAAAGAGAGATCGGAGTGAAAACGGTGGGATGGTTAAGTTTACCGAGAAACACTTACTTGCTGGCAGGAAGAAACCGGTGAATTCTTCCAAGAGTCCGTTTTGCATTAGAGACAAATCTACAAGCAAACCACAAGGATCGAATTCATGGAGCAGCTTCTTACTGGGAAGGAGCAGGTCAAGTGAAGACAGTTGAGGTAATAACGCTTCATTCTCTACAACGAGAGTCACGCAAGAGACCTGTGAAGCTGTGTAAAATGAttaacagcagcaggagtcAAGTGTATCAGAGTGGAAAGAGAAGCTGGGCCTTTTAAAATATGGTTCAGTTTTTAATGAAGAAGTAGCAAACAAAATGAAGCAAAAAGTACTAAATTTGGGCATTAGTCATGGACGGCCGCCATATTTTATTACAGATTCTAATGCTTCTGTTGTAAAACCAGACAATACTAggagtacttagtagtagttagtagataAAGTAGTACTGGAGTGGTGGTTTGTATGGCGTTTGCTATACGGGCATATTCGAAGTATACGGGAGGCAATACCCGCTGTCATTGGCCAGAAACAGCTGCGCGTTGTCCACTTTGGGCAACGCGCAGCGGGCGcgcctttcccttttctgtcTTTTCCGTCGCCGGTCCAACAAactaatcaatcaattatcatccatcatcccatcaatcACTCCAATCACTCCAATCATTTCTGTACGGCCATCGCTGccccttccatccttcttcactgGTCTCTGCAGGACAATGGCTTCCGACTCTGCCGATGAGGCAGACAAGTCGCGGTCCCGCAAGTCTAGTGTCCGCAAGCGTGCTCAGCTATGGATGACCAAGGGAGGTCTTGTCCGTGACGACTCCGACGACGAACTCGGCGATGAAGACCACCCCTGGGAATGGATCTATGACCACAACGATGAGAACAACAATCATAGCGAACAGGCGACTGCAGAGGATACCCCCAAATCGAGCCGGAGACGTACCCCTCGCCCCAATGCCAAACGCCGCCGGACTATTGTCGGAGCTCGGATGGGCTCGTTCGAATGCGCCTTGGGCCAGGTGGTGCTTTTGAAATCCCCAGAACCAGGCAAAGTTTGGATTGGCATTATAACGGAATTCTTGGAACAGGAGGATCCagatgctgaggaggaggtcatCAAATCGGCAAACATCATGTGGTTTGTTTCCCCGGATGAATTCATGTCAACCCGGAACAAGCGACGAACCGACGCTTTGCCCAACGAGCAATACCTGACTGCCGATTTCAACGTCAATCCTCTTACGTCAATCAATGGCAAAGCTACGGTGATGTCCAAGGATGCATTCTACGCCAAGTACCCAGACGGTGTTCCTccgaagggaaaagaagaactcGCGGAGTTCAACAAATGCATTGTTGTTCGGAGAGGAGTGAACCAGCTGCAAGGACGTTATACAGAAGAGTTTGTCTGGGAGGATGTGTACCGTGAGGATAGGGTCTTTGATCTCATTACCTTGATCAAGGATGGGTTGAAAGCAGCCAAAAAGCGCAAGCAAGTCGACGAAGATGTGAGTGATGTTCCTGATCGTGGTGGATTCACGGTGCTGACGTATATTGAAGTatgacgagaagaaggataacaccaaggaagaggacgaattCGTTCCCACCACACCTAGGAAAAGACAGAAAGTGGCTACAAATGCTACTCCCCAGTCGCGGCGTCAAAAGACCTTTACCACACCAGCTCATAAGAGGTAGGCAAACAAGCCTCTCCAAGCAAACATTGACTGACGTATCCCGCAGAATCGTCGTCAAAAAGCCACTCGAGTTCACACCTCTTGGTACTCGTATTCTTTCACCCACTCATTTCGCCTCCCCGTACCGCCAGGCGCGCACGTCGCTGCACGTTTCCACCGTGCCTACATCGCTCCCATGCCGAAAGACAGAGTTCGAAACTGTCTATAGTCATCTCAGTGCCGCGATCGTGGAAGGGACAGGGGCCTGTATCTACATTTCAGGGACGCCGGGTACTGGAAAGACAGCAACGGTCCGCGAAGTCGTTGCGCAGTTGAATTCGGCCGTGTTGGCAGAAGAGATGGACGATTTCATCTTCGTTGAGATCAACGGCATGAAGGTCACCGATCCCCACCAATCTTACTCAATGCTCTGGGCAGCCCTCAAGGGTGACAGAGTATCGCCTTCACATGCCCTCGACCTTCTTGAGCGGGAGTTctcacatccatccccacGACGAGTGTCTTGCGTCGTTCTTATGGACGAGCTCGATCAGCTTGTCACAAAGAATCAGTCCGTGATGtacaacttcttcaactggCCTGCACTTCGTCACTCTCGCCTTATTGTCTTGGCTGTGGCAAACACCATGGACCTTCCGGAACGTACACTCAGCAACAAGATTTCCAGTCGTCTGGGTCTCACCCGTATTACCTTTCCAGGCTACAAGCACACAGATCTGATGGAAATCATCAGCACCCGCTTAGCCAACGTACCAGGAAACATCGTTGACGCAGATGCCATTCAATTCGCCAGTCGCAAGGTCGCCGCCGTTAGTGGTGACGCCCGACGTGCCTTGGACATCTGTCGACGCGCCGTCGAAATTGCCGAACAGGCTAGCGAAGCAGCAGCCCAAGACCCAGACACAGACAAACCCGACGCAGACGACACCGAATCCctacccccaacacccagcAAGACCCCAGCCCGCAAAGAAAGATCTCTCAAACAATCCGCCCAGTCCTCCCCTCAAAAGAAACCCCCTACCAAACCACAAACAGTCGGCCGTGTCACCATCGCCACAATCAAACAGGCCATCCACGAAGCCACATCAACCCCTCTCCAACAGTCCCTCCGCTGTCTCCCCCTCGCCGCTaagctcttcctcgccgcCATGCTAGCCCGCGTCCGACGCACCGGTATCTCCGAATCAGCATTCGGCGACGTTATCGACGAAGCCAAACGAATCGCCGATGCGGCCGTGGCCGTGGCCGGAGCAGCAGGCGCCGGCATCAAAGAGTTCCTATTAGCCGGAGGGACCGGCGCTCGCGTACGAGCTTTGGGCTACGCCGCGATGGAACTGACAAACTCGGGCGTTCTCGCCCTGGAGTACGGAGCCGGTGCTAAGGGACCGCTAGGTAGCGCTGCTATACCGCATCGCGGCGATCGCAGCGGGAAAGTACGACTACGTATCGCTGCAGAGGATGTCAAAATTGCTTTCcgcgaggatgacgaagcCAAGGGGCTTGGGTTGGGCTTGGATCAGTGATTTACCACTCACTATTTTCGGGACAATCTAGATGATACATACTGTATAAGAACAATGATACCCATATGTTTTATTAATGAAAAAATACAAATACGAAATACAACTACTTAAGACCTTGACATCATTACACACCATCTAAACTCTACAACTTAGAATTCTCAGGCTATAAGAACAGACACCTCCAATCTCTAAGAAATTATATGATACATTCCTTTTATGAGCCCTTCCCAGGGAACCAAACTGACATCCCAAATAATTAACGCTAAACTCCTAAGTGCATACACAGCATGATATAACATCAAAGCTAGAAAACTAAACCCCCTCAAAGTAGCTCCACCCCCACACACCCAAGATAAACAAACTGAAAACAAGACATCGGGGTATTGATGATAATGAGCAGAAGCACACCACAAGCCACACTAACAAACTAATACCTCTGTCTGCCCAAGGTCGGGGCCCAAGTAACAGGGTGAGATTCCTCCGTGGCCTCATCATCCGGCTTCCAGATCTTGATAGTCTTATCAGCCTCACCAGTAATAAGACGCAGACCAGTACGATCGAACGTGGAAGCCATAATACCCGCCTCGGCTTCCAGAGAGCCCGGCTGAGCGACAGCATCCATGCTCTGGAACTGGTACCCGGTCTTCCAATCCCAGAAGCACATGGAGCCGTTATCACCGCCGGAGAACATGACGTTGTCTTCGTTGACGGAGAGGGTGTTAATGATGGCGTTCTGACCGTCGAAGTTCTGCATGAAGTCGCCCTCCGGGCACTTCCATTGCTTGATGGAGCCGGTGCTGGCGGAGGCGAAGGTGAATTCGCGGGGGTGGGTGGCCAGAGCGCGCACGCCCTTCTTGTGGTGCGTGAGCACACCCATGGATTTACCGGCTGCCAGGTCCCACAAGCGGACGGTGGCGTCGAGGGAGCCCGAGATGATCTGCGGGTCGGCTTCCTGGCACTTGACGTCGGCGACGGTGCCCTTGTGGCCGGCGAGG belongs to Aspergillus luchuensis IFO 4308 DNA, chromosome 3, nearly complete sequence and includes:
- the GIM5 gene encoding prefoldin subunit 5 (COG:O;~EggNog:ENOG410PR1N;~InterPro:IPR004127,IPR011599,IPR009053;~PFAM:PF02996;~go_component: GO:0016272 - prefoldin complex [Evidence IEA];~go_function: GO:0051082 - unfolded protein binding [Evidence IEA];~go_process: GO:0006457 - protein folding [Evidence IEA]), with protein sequence MHSMHPPSPPYTLLETAADHPQSSKPASPPPPPYNPVQNQTKKMPPPNTPASSDSPPPGSVNINSLSVPQLRALQTRLSSELEHLTTSHAKLRAAQLKFKDCVRSINEGVIGSQKKGTDGKEDILVPLTSSLYVKGKLADREKVLVDVGTGFYVEKTAAKAIEFYENKVKELETNLTELEKIVQTKSQQQRLFEDALRQKLLAEGAGSAATASAGAG
- a CDS encoding uncharacterized protein (COG:S;~EggNog:ENOG410PQZW); this encodes MASQNRIDFECSGAQEWTLPGYGKQDVPKATPDELPKQPPAAPAIKGTPSTPVRPAVVPRPARGRGGYRGRIGRSSGVSPKPNLFGDSPAKSKWRGKLEPTGLVKLPAPFGTFKNEFFGVAGLTGSIRKPPGAHGRYEVFEEISRRTGAFIKPPFYNDNTIYLWGEPFQVAAAKDIILTIVAKCNNASKKKVVWEKIMAHSVSKEARVELKERYDARLQVLQKQPDSSSEFSDLMLFLWPKDGPSISDSLGSQLEALDNIRVKFNCHVFVPKDLPNHICAMGHNDEAMRQIVRRLRTKWTEVVANYVVKGKLYLVEPPTAMKSKIVVKKDARLAKPLLRGTPLQGPEAQQWPDRASLIQSKNNARLLSMVERCLKGVVVVRGHLRMRVNLGSFVLDQYRIPADDKPYYVLEEFREMILHEQTKGRLIPGLKVHKDELLARCYQATHLLQPYLSTAQSLSSAEPAFSVNFEFLGQSNSMLRLEAEFARSPGASEYETTQRRWLKPRQDGQSSDKRPPLQVAVIDFEKSDWQLELKSLEFYQASSIDAALRDFAGTIKFRSTATMHDISAKPERKVEFSQSAPVARFIEKSAIRYKIKGTNYTLEIARYDEYSRANASALSNKLPASYAGPFTTEPNTSWGASLFDPHWDNLLGEHANLAIGHAAQYDSSLESFFPARGAGGNSEKSQGFWAFVDTVKQVAGLMGPVRTTATSSGEKSRLGANSAMSVKPTTVQGRSSDSSPVMGTTDLAGLLNADLGTLF
- the ORC1 gene encoding origin recognition complex subunit 1 (COG:L;~EggNog:ENOG410PHW5;~InterPro:IPR003959,IPR001025,IPR027417,IPR003593, IPR041083,IPR043151,IPR020793;~PFAM:PF13401,PF00004,PF13191;~go_function: GO:0003682 - chromatin binding [Evidence IEA];~go_function: GO:0005524 - ATP binding [Evidence IEA];~go_function: GO:0016887 - ATPase activity [Evidence IEA]); its protein translation is MASDSADEADKSRSRKSSVRKRAQLWMTKGGLVRDDSDDELGDEDHPWEWIYDHNDENNNHSEQATAEDTPKSSRRRTPRPNAKRRRTIVGARMGSFECALGQVVLLKSPEPGKVWIGIITEFLEQEDPDAEEEVIKSANIMWFVSPDEFMSTRNKRRTDALPNEQYLTADFNVNPLTSINGKATVMSKDAFYAKYPDGVPPKGKEELAEFNKCIVVRRGVNQLQGRYTEEFVWEDVYREDRVFDLITLIKDGLKAAKKRKQVDEDYDEKKDNTKEEDEFVPTTPRKRQKVATNATPQSRRQKTFTTPAHKRIVVKKPLEFTPLGTRILSPTHFASPYRQARTSLHVSTVPTSLPCRKTEFETVYSHLSAAIVEGTGACIYISGTPGTGKTATVREVVAQLNSAVLAEEMDDFIFVEINGMKVTDPHQSYSMLWAALKGDRVSPSHALDLLEREFSHPSPRRVSCVVLMDELDQLVTKNQSVMYNFFNWPALRHSRLIVLAVANTMDLPERTLSNKISSRLGLTRITFPGYKHTDLMEIISTRLANVPGNIVDADAIQFASRKVAAVSGDARRALDICRRAVEIAEQASEAAAQDPDTDKPDADDTESLPPTPSKTPARKERSLKQSAQSSPQKKPPTKPQTVGRVTIATIKQAIHEATSTPLQQSLRCLPLAAKLFLAAMLARVRRTGISESAFGDVIDEAKRIADAAVAVAGAAGAGIKEFLLAGGTGARVRALGYAAMELTNSGVLALEYGAGAKGPLGSAAIPHRGDRSGKVRLRIAAEDVKIAFREDDEAKGLGLGLDQ